The following are encoded together in the candidate division WOR-3 bacterium genome:
- a CDS encoding nitroreductase family protein codes for MDFYEVVRHRLSVRGYKPDPVPEEVLTRILEAGRLAPSAKNIQPWKFIVVRDPKVRQELVPACRGQQFVGEAPVVICGCALEQEAWHGMGGYWSAAAVDVTIALEHMILAAAAEGLGTCWIGAFIEAEVRRVLAIPEDVKPIALTPLGYPASEPRPRPRKPISEIVCYDRYV; via the coding sequence ATGGATTTCTATGAGGTCGTCCGTCACCGTCTGAGTGTCCGCGGCTACAAACCTGACCCGGTCCCGGAAGAAGTGCTGACCCGCATCCTTGAAGCCGGCCGCCTTGCTCCCTCGGCAAAGAACATTCAGCCTTGGAAGTTCATCGTTGTCCGAGACCCGAAGGTCAGGCAGGAACTGGTGCCAGCCTGCCGCGGCCAGCAGTTTGTCGGTGAAGCGCCGGTTGTCATCTGCGGGTGTGCGCTTGAACAGGAAGCTTGGCACGGCATGGGCGGATATTGGAGTGCGGCCGCAGTAGACGTAACAATTGCGCTAGAGCACATGATCCTTGCGGCTGCGGCCGAGGGGCTTGGCACGTGCTGGATTGGTGCATTCATTGAAGCAGAAGTCAGAAGAGTGCTCGCGATACCCGAAGATGTGAAGCCGATCGCCTTGACTCCGCTGGGCTACCCGGCCAGTGAGCCCAGGCCCCGGCCGCGCAAGCCCATTTCGGAAATTGTCTGCTACGACCGCTATGTCTAG
- a CDS encoding class I SAM-dependent methyltransferase: MSPQSPFDELAERYDAWYDTKGKTAFETELAALRPLLPALPKPWLEVGCGSGRFAQALGIPLGIDPSVALLAKAKERGIEVLHGEGEKMPFRAASFGTVFLLTTWEFLTEPARVLAECRRILRPCGRLVNGYLDRDGKWAASYVEKAKAGHPLFTHARFWTLPEVAKVTREAGFRIVRVVSTLFVGPGEPLVVEEPRSGYVRGASFIVMVATTRLSEIEESRRM; the protein is encoded by the coding sequence ATGAGCCCGCAATCACCGTTCGACGAACTCGCTGAGCGGTACGATGCCTGGTACGACACCAAAGGCAAAACGGCGTTTGAGACTGAGCTTGCCGCACTCCGACCGCTTCTGCCCGCATTGCCCAAGCCCTGGCTTGAGGTCGGATGCGGCAGCGGCCGGTTCGCCCAGGCGCTTGGAATCCCGCTTGGCATTGACCCGTCGGTCGCCTTGTTGGCCAAGGCGAAAGAGCGTGGTATCGAGGTGCTGCACGGCGAGGGCGAAAAGATGCCGTTTCGGGCCGCGAGCTTTGGCACGGTCTTTCTACTGACGACTTGGGAGTTCCTTACTGAGCCGGCAAGGGTCCTTGCCGAGTGCCGACGCATTCTCAGACCTTGCGGTCGGCTGGTCAATGGCTATCTTGACCGTGATGGCAAGTGGGCAGCGAGCTATGTTGAGAAGGCCAAGGCAGGACACCCACTCTTCACCCATGCACGGTTCTGGACTCTCCCCGAAGTTGCAAAGGTCACAAGGGAGGCAGGCTTTCGGATTGTCAGAGTTGTCTCGACGCTGTTTGTCGGACCGGGCGAGCCCCTAGTAGTGGAAGAGCCGCGGTCTGGATATGTCCGAGGCGCCAGCTTCATTGTCATGGTTGCCACTACTCGTTTGTCAGAAATAGAAGAATCCAGGAGGATGTAA
- a CDS encoding GWxTD domain-containing protein, with the protein MALTVVLIIGSLQVLGNLKLSLDMAQYPRPDSGTDLELSYEIPLTSLVFLRYNDSFAARFDIAVQLLDQAGNPLAGDIWQLIAKVPEYDYTVERDSTIAGTVSIMVPAGATRCRVQVSDYSSDRVASTVFELEAIGSKLLVRLLRAGRPNPTRTYRLGDTLEALAQLVAPSTRADSFRFLIRNGSNKVVTAATLVPDSQVDPDQAVNRYSNARYRIALTDSAGKTRMPGGTYSLEATAFGPHAQTNASRIDFRIDAPFYLDDQAYRQKVEELVYIATAAEMAELKRRPREEREQAWNDFWKKKDPTPTTARNEREEEYFARIDYAKEHFGGADRGFKSDRGRVYVRYGPPDNIDSRPFELDVRASETWYYYDLGLEFLFVDRYGFGEYVLTNPGALNDN; encoded by the coding sequence ATGGCTCTGACTGTCGTTCTTATCATCGGCTCACTTCAAGTGCTAGGAAACCTCAAGCTCTCGCTTGACATGGCGCAATACCCGAGGCCAGACAGCGGAACAGACCTTGAGCTATCCTACGAAATTCCGCTAACTTCGCTTGTGTTCCTTAGGTACAATGACAGCTTTGCCGCCCGATTCGACATCGCGGTTCAGTTGCTGGATCAAGCCGGTAACCCACTGGCGGGAGACATATGGCAGCTAATCGCCAAGGTACCGGAGTACGACTACACGGTTGAACGCGACTCGACTATTGCCGGTACCGTCAGTATCATGGTGCCGGCCGGAGCGACCCGGTGCCGTGTACAGGTCTCTGACTACTCCAGTGATCGCGTGGCCAGCACGGTGTTCGAACTTGAAGCCATTGGGTCGAAACTTCTGGTCCGACTACTCCGGGCAGGTCGTCCTAACCCGACCCGGACATACCGTCTCGGAGATACACTCGAGGCTCTGGCTCAACTGGTCGCACCAAGCACGCGGGCTGACAGCTTCCGATTCCTTATCAGGAACGGTAGTAACAAAGTTGTAACCGCTGCGACCCTTGTTCCAGACTCGCAGGTTGACCCCGACCAAGCGGTGAACAGGTACTCGAACGCACGCTATCGGATCGCACTGACTGACTCGGCCGGAAAGACACGAATGCCGGGCGGAACCTATAGCCTGGAAGCAACTGCGTTCGGTCCGCACGCCCAGACCAATGCGAGCCGGATCGATTTCCGGATTGACGCGCCGTTCTATCTTGACGACCAAGCCTACCGGCAGAAGGTCGAAGAACTTGTGTATATTGCAACGGCCGCGGAGATGGCTGAGCTGAAGCGTAGGCCGCGCGAAGAACGCGAGCAGGCTTGGAACGATTTCTGGAAGAAGAAAGACCCGACTCCGACCACGGCCAGAAACGAAAGGGAAGAAGAATACTTCGCGCGCATTGACTACGCTAAAGAACACTTTGGTGGCGCGGACCGAGGATTCAAGAGCGACCGCGGCCGGGTGTACGTCCGGTACGGCCCGCCGGACAACATTGACTCGCGGCCTTTCGAACTGGATGTCCGAGCAAGTGAAACCTGGTACTACTACGACTTGGGACTTGAATTCCTGTTTGTCGACCGATATGGTTTCGGCGAGTACGTGCTTACCAACCCTGGAGCCCTGAATGATAATTAG